One window of the Grus americana isolate bGruAme1 chromosome 13, bGruAme1.mat, whole genome shotgun sequence genome contains the following:
- the SLC12A3 gene encoding solute carrier family 12 member 3 isoform X3: MAELPVPELPAALSHCSGRFTISTLLGAEEGGRGPYAPTEGTGCDSAQPTHLSGSTLCTRTFGYNTVDVVPAYEHYANSKGVGDAGKGRPSLADLHSILKPDPGRLRAPVSDLQRSNGLPEEAAGEPGRAPTPEPVRFGWVKGVMIRCMLNIWGVILYLRLPWITAQAGIALTWLIILMSVTVTTITGLSISAISTNGKVKSGGTYFLISRSLGPELGGSIGLIFAFANAVAVAMHTVGFAETVRDLLQEHNSLIVDPTNDIRIIGVVTVTVLLGISLAGMEWEAKAQILFFLVILVSFINYLVGTVIPATAEKQAKGFFSYRADIFAQNFVPSWRGPEGSFFGLFSIFFPSATGILAGANISGDLKDPAVAIPKGTLMAIFWTTMSYLVLSATIGSCVVRDASGSLNDSVAVGSPGCEGLACSFGWNFTACAQRQSCRYGLSNYYQSMSMVSGFGPLITAGIFGATLSSALACLVSAPKVFQCLCRDQLYPLIGFFGKGYGRNSEPIRGYMLTYVIAVGFILIAELNAIAPIISNFFLCSYALINFSCFHASITNSPGWRPSFRYYSKWAALFGAAVSVVIMFLLTWWAALIAFGIVIFLLGYVLYKKPDVNWGSSMQASSYNMALNYSVGLSEVDEHIKNYRPQCLVLTGPPNFRPALVDFVGTFTKNLSLMLCGNVLIGPRKQKMPESRLTADGHTKWLMKRKIKAFYTDVVAEDLRSGVQMLIQAAGLGKMRPNILALGYKRNWQTASPQSLEDYVGILHDAFDFKYGVCLMRMKEGLNVSRVMQAHAADPAALASEQQASTVFQSEQGKKTIDIYWLFDDGGLTLLIPYLLGRKKRWGKCKIRVFVGGQINRMDEERKAIVSLLSKFRLGFHEVHILPDINQKPRPEHVKRFDDLIAPFRLNDGFKDEATVNEMRQGCPWKISDEEIDKNRAKSLRQVRLNEILLDYSRDAALVAITLPIGRKGRCPSSLYMAWLETLSQDLRPPVILTRGNQENVLTFYCQ, from the exons ATGGCCGAGCTGCCCGTCCCGGAGCTGCCTGCCGCCCTGTCCCACTGCAGCGGCCGCTTCACCATCAGCACCCTCCTGGGTGCGGAGGAGGGCGGCCGGGGTCCCTACGCGCCCACCGAGGGGACCGGCTGCGACAGCGCCCAGCCCACCCACCTCTCCGGCAGCACCCTCTGCACCAGGACCTTTGGCTACAACACGGTGGACGTCGTGCCCGCGTACGAGCACTACGCCAACAGCAAGGGGGTGGGCGATGCCGGGAAGGGGAGGCCCTCGCTGGCGGACCTGCACTCCATCCTCAAG CCTGACCCGGGCCGCCTCCGCGCACCGGTGTCCGACCTGCAGCGGAGCAACGGCCTGccggaggaggcggcgggggagcCGGGCAGAGCCCCCACACCAGAGCCCGTCCGCTTCGGGTGGGTGAAGGGTGTGATG ATTCGCTGCATGCTGAACATCTGGGGAGTCATCCTCTACCTGCGCTTGCCCTGGATCACCGCCCAGGCAGGAATCG ccctgaCGTGGCTCATCATCCTCATGTCCGTGACGGTGACCACCATCACCGGCTTGTCCATCTCCGCCATATCCACCAACGGCAAAGTCAAGTCAG GGGGCACCTACTTCCTCATCTCGCGGAGCCTGGGGCCCGAGCTGGGCGGCTCTATCGGCCTCATCTTTGCCTTTGCGAACGCGGTGGCCGTGGCCATGCACACCGTGGGCTTCGCCGAAACTGTCCGGGACCTGCTGCAG gagcaCAACTCCCTCATCGTGGACCCCACCAACGACATCCGCATCATCGGGGTCGTCACCGTGACGGTGCTGCTGGGCATCTCCCTGGCCGGCATGGAGTGGGAGGCCAAG GCGCAGATACTGTTTTTCCTGGTCATCTTGGTTTCCTTCATAAATTACCTGGTGGGGACGGTGATCCCGGCCACCGCCGAGAAGCAAGCGAAGGGCTTCTTCAGCTACCGAG CCGACATCTTTGCCCAGAACTTCGTGCCCAGCTGGCGCGGACCCGAGGGTTCCTTCTTCGgcttgttttccattttcttcccgTCGGCAACCGGCATCCTGGCTGGGGCCAACATTTCGGGTGACCTGAAG GATCCCGCCGTGGCCATCCCCAAGGGCACCTTGATGGCCATCTTCTGGACCACCATGTCCTACCTGGTGCTTTCTGCTACCATCG gcTCCTGCGTGGTCCGGGACGCCTCAGGTAGCCTGAACGACAGCGTGGCGGTGGGCTCGCCGGGCTGCGAGGGACTGGCCTGCAGCTTCGGCTGGAACTTCACCGCCTGCGCCCAGCGGCAGAGCTGCCGATACGGGCTCAGCAACTACTACCAG AGCATGAGCATGGTGTCCGGATTCGGCCCCCTCATCACGGCGGGGATCTTTGGTGCTACCCTCTCCTCGGCACTGGCCTGCCTTGTCTCAGCCCCCAAAGTCTTCCAG TGTCTCTGCAGGGACCAGCTCTACCCTCTCATAGGCTTCTTCGGGAAGGGCTACGGGAGGAACAGCGAGCCCATCCGCGGCTACATGCTCACCTACGTCATCGCCGTCGGCTTCATCCTCATCG ccgAGCTCAACGCCATCGCCCCCATCATCTCcaacttcttcctctgctcctatGCCCTCATCAACTTCAGCTGCTTCCACGCCTCCATCACCAACTCCCCAG GCTGGCGACCCTCCTTTCGGTATTACAGCAAGTGGGCCGCGCTCTTCGGGGCCGCCGTCTCGGTGGTGATCATGTTCCTGCTGACCTGGTGGGCGGCCCTCATCGCCTTTGGCATCGTCATCTTCCTCCTGGGATACGTCCTCTACAAAAAGCCGG ACGTCAACTGGGGCTCCTCCATGCAAGCCAGCTCGTACAACATGGCCCTCAACTACTCGGTGGGGCTGAGCGAAGTGGACGAGCACATCAAGAACTACAG accGCAGTGCCTGGTGCTGACCGGCCCTCCCAATTTCCGCCCGGCCCTGGTGGACTTTGTGGGGACGTTCACCAAGAACCTCAGCCTGATGCTCTGCGGCAACGTCTTGATC ggACCGCGGAAGCAGAAGATGCCGGAGTCCCGGCTGACGGCGGACGGCCACACCAAGTGGCTTATGAAGAGGAAGATCAAGGCTTTCTACACAGACGTGGTGGCAGAGGATCTGAGAAGCGGCGTCCAAATGCTCATCCAG GCTGCTGGCCTCGGGAAGATGAGACCCAACATCCTGGCACTGGGCTACAAGAGGAACTGGCAGACAGCGTCCCCGCAGAGCCTGGAGGACTACGTGGGCATCCTGCA tgaTGCCTTTGATTTCAAGTACGGCGTGTGCTTAATGAGAATGAAGGAAGGGCTGAACGTTTCCCGAGTGATGCAGGCTCAC GCAGCGGACCCCGCCGCCTTGGCCAGCGAGCAGCAGGCGAGCACCGTCTTCCAGAGCGAGCAGGGCAAGAAGACCATCGACATTTACTGGCTGTTCGACGACGGAG GTCTCACGCTGCTCATCCCCTACCTCCTGGGGCGCAAGAAGCGGTGGGGAAAGTGCAAAATCCGGGTGTTCGTCGGCGGGCAGATCAACAGGATGGACGAGGAGAGGAAGGC GATTGTCTCTCTGCTGAGCAAGTTCCGCCTCGGCTTCCACGAGGTCCACATCCTCCCTGACATCAACCAGAAACCCCGGCCGGAGCA TGTCAAGAGGTTCGACGACCTGATCGCTCCCTTCAGGCTGAATGACGGCTTCAAAGACGAGGCCACTGTGAACGAGATGAGGCAGGGCTGTCCCTGGAAGATTTCTGACGAGGAGATCGATAAAAACAGAGCCAAG TCGCTCCGACAAGTGAGGCTGAACGAGATTTTGCTGGATTACTCGCGGGACGCGGCGCTTGTAGCCAT CACGCTGCCCATCGGGAGGAAGGGTcgctgccccagctccctctACATGGCCTGGCTCGAGACCCTCTCGCAGGACCTGAGACCCCCTGTCATCCTCACCCGCGGAAACCAGGAGAACGTGCTGACCTTTTACTGCCAATAA
- the SLC12A3 gene encoding solute carrier family 12 member 3 isoform X5, which produces MLNIWGVILYLRLPWITAQAGIALTWLIILMSVTVTTITGLSISAISTNGKVKSGGTYFLISRSLGPELGGSIGLIFAFANAVAVAMHTVGFAETVRDLLQEHNSLIVDPTNDIRIIGVVTVTVLLGISLAGMEWEAKAQILFFLVILVSFINYLVGTVIPATAEKQAKGFFSYRADIFAQNFVPSWRGPEGSFFGLFSIFFPSATGILAGANISGDLKDPAVAIPKGTLMAIFWTTMSYLVLSATIGSCVVRDASGSLNDSVAVGSPGCEGLACSFGWNFTACAQRQSCRYGLSNYYQSMSMVSGFGPLITAGIFGATLSSALACLVSAPKVFQCLCRDQLYPLIGFFGKGYGRNSEPIRGYMLTYVIAVGFILIAELNAIAPIISNFFLCSYALINFSCFHASITNSPGWRPSFRYYSKWAALFGAAVSVVIMFLLTWWAALIAFGIVIFLLGYVLYKKPDVNWGSSMQASSYNMALNYSVGLSEVDEHIKNYRPQCLVLTGPPNFRPALVDFVGTFTKNLSLMLCGNVLIGPRKQKMPESRLTADGHTKWLMKRKIKAFYTDVVAEDLRSGVQMLIQAAGLGKMRPNILALGYKRNWQTASPQSLEDYVGILHDAFDFKYGVCLMRMKEGLNVSRVMQAHVNPTFEAAGHPEENGTGGRVAPGTAADPAALASEQQASTVFQSEQGKKTIDIYWLFDDGGLTLLIPYLLGRKKRWGKCKIRVFVGGQINRMDEERKAIVSLLSKFRLGFHEVHILPDINQKPRPEHVKRFDDLIAPFRLNDGFKDEATVNEMRQGCPWKISDEEIDKNRAKSLRQVRLNEILLDYSRDAALVAITLPIGRKGRCPSSLYMAWLETLSQDLRPPVILTRGNQENVLTFYCQ; this is translated from the exons ATGCTGAACATCTGGGGAGTCATCCTCTACCTGCGCTTGCCCTGGATCACCGCCCAGGCAGGAATCG ccctgaCGTGGCTCATCATCCTCATGTCCGTGACGGTGACCACCATCACCGGCTTGTCCATCTCCGCCATATCCACCAACGGCAAAGTCAAGTCAG GGGGCACCTACTTCCTCATCTCGCGGAGCCTGGGGCCCGAGCTGGGCGGCTCTATCGGCCTCATCTTTGCCTTTGCGAACGCGGTGGCCGTGGCCATGCACACCGTGGGCTTCGCCGAAACTGTCCGGGACCTGCTGCAG gagcaCAACTCCCTCATCGTGGACCCCACCAACGACATCCGCATCATCGGGGTCGTCACCGTGACGGTGCTGCTGGGCATCTCCCTGGCCGGCATGGAGTGGGAGGCCAAG GCGCAGATACTGTTTTTCCTGGTCATCTTGGTTTCCTTCATAAATTACCTGGTGGGGACGGTGATCCCGGCCACCGCCGAGAAGCAAGCGAAGGGCTTCTTCAGCTACCGAG CCGACATCTTTGCCCAGAACTTCGTGCCCAGCTGGCGCGGACCCGAGGGTTCCTTCTTCGgcttgttttccattttcttcccgTCGGCAACCGGCATCCTGGCTGGGGCCAACATTTCGGGTGACCTGAAG GATCCCGCCGTGGCCATCCCCAAGGGCACCTTGATGGCCATCTTCTGGACCACCATGTCCTACCTGGTGCTTTCTGCTACCATCG gcTCCTGCGTGGTCCGGGACGCCTCAGGTAGCCTGAACGACAGCGTGGCGGTGGGCTCGCCGGGCTGCGAGGGACTGGCCTGCAGCTTCGGCTGGAACTTCACCGCCTGCGCCCAGCGGCAGAGCTGCCGATACGGGCTCAGCAACTACTACCAG AGCATGAGCATGGTGTCCGGATTCGGCCCCCTCATCACGGCGGGGATCTTTGGTGCTACCCTCTCCTCGGCACTGGCCTGCCTTGTCTCAGCCCCCAAAGTCTTCCAG TGTCTCTGCAGGGACCAGCTCTACCCTCTCATAGGCTTCTTCGGGAAGGGCTACGGGAGGAACAGCGAGCCCATCCGCGGCTACATGCTCACCTACGTCATCGCCGTCGGCTTCATCCTCATCG ccgAGCTCAACGCCATCGCCCCCATCATCTCcaacttcttcctctgctcctatGCCCTCATCAACTTCAGCTGCTTCCACGCCTCCATCACCAACTCCCCAG GCTGGCGACCCTCCTTTCGGTATTACAGCAAGTGGGCCGCGCTCTTCGGGGCCGCCGTCTCGGTGGTGATCATGTTCCTGCTGACCTGGTGGGCGGCCCTCATCGCCTTTGGCATCGTCATCTTCCTCCTGGGATACGTCCTCTACAAAAAGCCGG ACGTCAACTGGGGCTCCTCCATGCAAGCCAGCTCGTACAACATGGCCCTCAACTACTCGGTGGGGCTGAGCGAAGTGGACGAGCACATCAAGAACTACAG accGCAGTGCCTGGTGCTGACCGGCCCTCCCAATTTCCGCCCGGCCCTGGTGGACTTTGTGGGGACGTTCACCAAGAACCTCAGCCTGATGCTCTGCGGCAACGTCTTGATC ggACCGCGGAAGCAGAAGATGCCGGAGTCCCGGCTGACGGCGGACGGCCACACCAAGTGGCTTATGAAGAGGAAGATCAAGGCTTTCTACACAGACGTGGTGGCAGAGGATCTGAGAAGCGGCGTCCAAATGCTCATCCAG GCTGCTGGCCTCGGGAAGATGAGACCCAACATCCTGGCACTGGGCTACAAGAGGAACTGGCAGACAGCGTCCCCGCAGAGCCTGGAGGACTACGTGGGCATCCTGCA tgaTGCCTTTGATTTCAAGTACGGCGTGTGCTTAATGAGAATGAAGGAAGGGCTGAACGTTTCCCGAGTGATGCAGGCTCACG ttAACCCCACGTTTGAGGCAGCGGGGCACCCCGAGGAGAACGGCACCGGTGGTAGAGTGGCCCCGGGCACA GCAGCGGACCCCGCCGCCTTGGCCAGCGAGCAGCAGGCGAGCACCGTCTTCCAGAGCGAGCAGGGCAAGAAGACCATCGACATTTACTGGCTGTTCGACGACGGAG GTCTCACGCTGCTCATCCCCTACCTCCTGGGGCGCAAGAAGCGGTGGGGAAAGTGCAAAATCCGGGTGTTCGTCGGCGGGCAGATCAACAGGATGGACGAGGAGAGGAAGGC GATTGTCTCTCTGCTGAGCAAGTTCCGCCTCGGCTTCCACGAGGTCCACATCCTCCCTGACATCAACCAGAAACCCCGGCCGGAGCA TGTCAAGAGGTTCGACGACCTGATCGCTCCCTTCAGGCTGAATGACGGCTTCAAAGACGAGGCCACTGTGAACGAGATGAGGCAGGGCTGTCCCTGGAAGATTTCTGACGAGGAGATCGATAAAAACAGAGCCAAG TCGCTCCGACAAGTGAGGCTGAACGAGATTTTGCTGGATTACTCGCGGGACGCGGCGCTTGTAGCCAT CACGCTGCCCATCGGGAGGAAGGGTcgctgccccagctccctctACATGGCCTGGCTCGAGACCCTCTCGCAGGACCTGAGACCCCCTGTCATCCTCACCCGCGGAAACCAGGAGAACGTGCTGACCTTTTACTGCCAATAA